A window of the Henckelia pumila isolate YLH828 chromosome 3, ASM3356847v2, whole genome shotgun sequence genome harbors these coding sequences:
- the LOC140892269 gene encoding mitogen-activated protein kinase kinase kinase 20-like — MDWIRGEKVGHGSFATVNLAVPRSKNIGGASPLMAVKSCGFSQSSSLMKEKLILDELMDCPEVIRCFGESFSYENGEKLYNVLLEYAPGGTLADKLKNYSDRRLPESEIRRCTKALLRGIRYIHEFGYVHCDIKLQNILLGSDGGVKVADFGLAKKAGGCVVSRGELRGTPLYMSPEMVCSGEQGPPADIWAVGCVVAEMATGSPVWQCSDVAELLFNIGIGEEVPDVPGNLSEEGKEFVRRCFVKNPSKRWTAEMLLNHPFIADGRDDVEAKEEESASISPRCPLDFQDWASSTYSITSLPLPESGSDLWSISPKVRLRDLVNNQILFDWSVPDDWVTVR, encoded by the coding sequence ATGGATTGGATTCGAGGTGAGAAAGTTGGACATGGTAGCTTTGCTACTGTAAATTTAGCGGTGCCCAGAAGCAAGAATATTGGTGGAGCTTCTCCATTAATGGCTGTAAAGTCTTGTGGGTTTTCGCAATCTTCTTCTCTTATGAAGGAGAAACTAATTTTAGACGAGCTCATGGACTGCCCAGAGGTGATTCGTTGCTTTGGTGAAAGCTTTTCATACGAAAATGGCGAAAAGTTGTATAATGTACTTTTGGAGTACGCCCCCGGCGGCACTTTGGCTGATAAGCTCAAGAATTATAGTGATCGAAGGCTTCCGGAATCCGAAATCCGGCGGTGCACGAAGGCTTTGCTTAGAGGGATTCGCTATATTCACGAGTTTGGGTACGTTCACTGCGATATTAAGCTTCAAAACATTCTCTTGGGGTCTGACGGTGGGGTGAAGGTGGCGGATTTCGGGCTGGCGAAGAAAGCAGGAGGATGCGTGGTTTCGAGGGGTGAATTAAGGGGCACGCCACTATACATGTCGCCGGAGATGGTCTGCAGCGGCGAACAGGGCCCTCCTGCGGATATCTGGGCCGTTGGCTGCGTGGTGGCGGAGATGGCAACGGGATCTCCGGTGTGGCAGTGCTCCGACGTGGCGGagcttttatttaatattgggATTGGCGAGGAGGTGCCGGATGTGCCCGGGAATTTGTCGGAGGAGGGGAAAGAATTTGTTAGGAGATGCTTTGTTAAGAATCCAAGCAAGAGATGGACGGCTGAGATGCTTCTAAATCATCCCTTCATTGCGGATGGTCGAGATGACGTGGAAGCCAAAGAGGAAGAAAGTGCCTCAATTTCTCCCAGATGCCCATTGGATTTCCAAGATTGGGCTTCGTCCACATATTCAATTACATCTTTGCCATTGCCGGAATCCGGCTCCGATTTATGGTCCATTTCTCCCAAGGTCCGCCTGCGAGACTTGGTGAACAATCAAATCCTCTTTGATTGGTCTGTTCCGGATGATTGGGTAACAGTTAGGTGA